A portion of the Acidobacteriaceae bacterium genome contains these proteins:
- a CDS encoding glycoside hydrolase family 3 C-terminal domain-containing protein → MQQRSIVLGLLAATLLATPLHAQSKNEKERADKLLKQMTLEEKIQQLHGPDTKVHDRWVPGIPRLGIPPLPMANGPAGIGPTDFVQPRATAYPAPLAIAASWDKQDAWLYGESVAREVLDIGRTMLESPTVNIARIPGSGRTFEGFGEDPFLTSEIAVANIRGVQSLHVLANVKHFALNNQEDNRLFVDAEADDRTMREIYFPAFEAAVKRAHVASFMCAYNKLNGRYACQNDDLLTKVLRHDWKFDGFVVSDFGAAHDAVQDIRAGLDLEMPKGDTFNQEFLKKVASGEVPVALVDQALRRRYETMMHFGLFNHPLPTVKPIDEAAGARAARKLATDGIVLLRNAGGILPLTTKNHSIAVIGPETDQLLEGGGAAFVLPLHTVTPIDALRERFGVEQVHYAPVGGTGFVDRQDTIDGLALSLPNNSSSNGVKAEYFANTTFSGTPKAVRTERIPEIRDEFGAPFADMLPQFSLRWTTTLQAPATGEYTIGFEMWGKMRLYLDDKLLLDDQKQTPNSLENRELRVHLEAGHPYALRAEYVSTARGLARLYWKLPAGVETPGVARAVEAARHADTAVVFVGEWAHEGYDAPTLALPALQNHLIEAVAAANPHTIVVLQTGTPVLMPWLNKVAGVLEAWFPGEEGGNAVADVLTGVVDPSSKLPITFPASDASVPANTADQYPGVHGVEHYTEKLEVGYRWQDAHQQTPLFPFGFGLSYTHFRYSSLRVKPLPGGRVDVSALVQNDGPRAGADVAQLYLSYPSSAGEPPRQLRDFAKVALRPGERKRVHLSMDARSFSIWSAERSAWTVTPGTYTVWVGNSSRDLPLHLAIQK, encoded by the coding sequence ATGCAACAGCGCAGCATCGTACTCGGATTACTAGCGGCCACATTGCTTGCCACTCCCTTGCACGCTCAAAGCAAGAACGAGAAAGAGCGCGCCGACAAACTGCTCAAGCAGATGACGCTTGAGGAGAAAATTCAGCAACTACATGGCCCGGATACGAAGGTGCATGACCGCTGGGTGCCTGGGATACCGCGGCTGGGCATTCCTCCCTTGCCAATGGCGAATGGGCCCGCAGGCATTGGCCCTACGGACTTTGTGCAGCCACGAGCGACAGCCTATCCGGCGCCGCTGGCAATCGCCGCTTCCTGGGACAAGCAGGATGCGTGGCTTTACGGTGAGAGCGTTGCTCGTGAAGTGCTCGACATTGGCCGCACCATGCTCGAATCTCCAACCGTAAACATCGCTCGCATACCTGGCAGCGGACGCACGTTTGAAGGCTTTGGCGAAGATCCGTTTCTTACGAGCGAGATTGCAGTGGCAAACATTCGCGGAGTGCAAAGCCTGCATGTACTCGCGAACGTCAAGCACTTTGCGCTGAACAATCAGGAAGACAATCGTCTCTTCGTCGATGCAGAAGCAGACGATCGCACGATGCGTGAGATCTACTTCCCTGCCTTTGAAGCTGCGGTGAAGCGTGCGCATGTGGCTTCGTTCATGTGCGCTTATAACAAACTGAACGGGCGATACGCCTGCCAGAACGACGACCTGCTAACGAAGGTCCTCCGTCATGACTGGAAGTTTGATGGCTTTGTTGTCTCTGACTTTGGAGCGGCCCACGATGCAGTGCAAGACATACGGGCCGGGCTTGATCTCGAGATGCCGAAGGGCGATACCTTCAACCAGGAGTTTCTGAAGAAGGTTGCGTCAGGCGAAGTGCCGGTTGCGCTCGTGGATCAGGCCTTGCGCAGGCGTTATGAAACGATGATGCATTTTGGGCTCTTCAATCACCCATTGCCGACAGTGAAGCCTATCGACGAAGCTGCCGGAGCGCGCGCAGCTCGTAAGCTGGCAACGGACGGTATCGTTCTTCTGCGTAACGCAGGGGGCATATTGCCTTTGACGACGAAGAACCATTCGATTGCAGTGATCGGGCCGGAAACAGATCAGTTGCTCGAAGGTGGTGGAGCAGCCTTCGTGCTTCCGCTTCATACCGTGACGCCCATTGACGCGTTGCGAGAGCGCTTCGGTGTGGAGCAGGTACACTATGCCCCCGTTGGAGGAACCGGATTTGTTGATCGCCAGGACACGATAGATGGCCTCGCTCTGTCCTTGCCGAACAATTCTTCAAGCAACGGAGTGAAGGCGGAGTACTTTGCCAACACGACCTTCAGCGGAACGCCGAAGGCTGTTCGCACGGAACGGATTCCAGAGATTCGCGACGAGTTTGGTGCGCCGTTCGCCGATATGCTGCCGCAGTTCTCTCTGCGCTGGACAACGACGCTGCAAGCGCCCGCGACCGGCGAGTACACGATAGGCTTCGAGATGTGGGGCAAGATGCGTTTGTATCTCGATGACAAACTACTGCTCGACGATCAGAAGCAAACGCCCAACTCGCTGGAGAACCGCGAGCTTCGAGTACATCTCGAAGCAGGCCATCCTTACGCGTTGCGTGCAGAGTATGTCTCTACGGCTCGCGGGCTTGCTCGCCTCTACTGGAAGCTTCCTGCAGGCGTTGAAACTCCCGGCGTTGCAAGAGCAGTGGAAGCCGCTCGCCATGCCGATACGGCGGTAGTGTTTGTTGGCGAGTGGGCGCATGAAGGTTACGACGCTCCAACACTGGCGCTACCTGCGTTGCAGAATCACCTGATTGAAGCGGTTGCTGCCGCGAACCCACACACGATTGTGGTTCTGCAAACAGGGACGCCGGTGCTGATGCCTTGGTTGAACAAAGTTGCCGGTGTTCTGGAGGCGTGGTTCCCTGGTGAAGAGGGAGGCAACGCGGTCGCCGATGTCCTGACCGGCGTCGTCGATCCTTCATCCAAACTGCCGATAACATTCCCGGCATCGGATGCGAGCGTTCCAGCCAACACAGCCGATCAATATCCCGGGGTGCATGGGGTTGAGCATTACACCGAGAAGCTGGAGGTAGGCTATCGCTGGCAGGACGCGCACCAGCAAACGCCGCTCTTCCCCTTCGGCTTTGGCTTGAGCTACACGCACTTCCGCTACTCCTCGCTTCGCGTCAAGCCTCTGCCTGGTGGCCGGGTGGATGTCTCTGCACTCGTGCAGAACGATGGACCAAGAGCAGGAGCGGATGTTGCTCAGCTCTACCTTAGCTATCCGTCGTCTGCAGGCGAACCGCCTCGGCAATTGCGGGACTTTGCCAAGGTGGCGCTGCGGCCGGGAGAGAGGAAGCGCGTTCACCTGTCGATGGATGCACGCTCTTTCTCTATCTGGTCTGCAGAACGGAGTGCGTGGACCGTAACTCCTGGCACGTACACCGTGTGGGTGGGCAACTCTTCACGCGATCTCCCGCTACATCTGGCAATCCAAAAGTAG